The nucleotide window TCCGGCCAAGCAGGAGATGCTGATCAGCCTTCCGGAAGGCGGGGTGGCGGAAGTGCCGGTTCCGGCGGAGCAAGTCAACACTCCCTGCCTGAACGAGTACCAGATAACCAAACTAGTGGAGTGGGCCTTATTATTGGAGGACCACTTTGGCAAGCCCCAAGACGTCGAGTGGGCCTTGGATCAGGAGGATAAATTGTGGCTGCTCCAATGCCGCCCCCTCAAGGTGCCTACTCACAAGGGGGTGGAGCCGCGGCCCCGCATTGTTAAAGACTATCCTTTACTCCTGGAGCAGGGCACAGTTGTGTGCCGAGGGGTGGGATCCGGTCCGGTGGTGATGGTCCGCCAGGACCAGGATCTAAAAAATTTTCCAGTGGGAGGGGTGCTGGTTGCCCGGCATACCTCACCGAAATATGTCACGGTAATGCCCAATGCCGCGGCCATCATCACTGACACCGGCAGTCCCACCGGCCACATGGCTCTCTTGGCCCGGGAATTCCAGATTCCCACCATCATTAACACGGGACGGGCGACCCAGGTTTTGATCCCCGACCAGGTGGTGACGGTAGACGCCTATTATAACAATGTCTACGACGGCATGGTGCCGGAGCTTCTGGAAGCGCCAAGGGGCAAGGGTAACGATTTGGCCGAAACCCAGGTTTTCCAGACCCTAAAAACCGTTATCAAAAAGGTGGTACCGCTTAACCTGGTCAACCCCCAGGAGGAAACTTTCGCCCCGTCCCACTGTCGCACCTTGCACGATATTGTTCGCTTCGCTCACGAAGTTTCCATGCGGGAAATGTTTAAGCTGACAGAAGGGGAATTCCAGGATCGCCGGGGAGTAGTGGAGTTGGAATCGGAGTTGCCTTTTAAGGTGGCCATCCTGGACTTGGGCGGCGGCCTGAAAAGAGGCTTTCGGAGCAAAGTGCGGCCAGCACAGATTCTTTCTATCCCTTTTAAGGCCTTCTGGGAGGGCCTGGCGGCCATGCGCTGGCCCCAGGCCAAGCCTGCCGGAGTGAAGAGTTTCGCCTCGGTCTTTGTCAACACCGATGCCGAGGTGGCTCAGGGCGCGGCTCCCTATCGGGACCAGAGTTATTTGATCATATCCAAAAATTATATGAATTTTAGCATTCATCTGGGTTATCATCTTTCCACTGTCGAAGCCTATGTCAGCGATCAGATTAATGATAATTATCTTACGTTTCATTTTCAGGGCGGAGGGTCCACCGCCGCACGCCGCGAACGCCGGGTGCGGCTGATCGAAACCATTATTGACCATCTGCACCTGAATTATCAGCGTAAAGGCGACCATCTCGAGGCCCGGCTGGCTAAGTATCCGCCCGCGGAAATGGCCTGCCGGTTAAAAATTTTAGGAAAACTCACCCTTTACACCAAACAACTGGACATGGTGATGTTTTCAGACGGCATTGTTGACTGGTACATCAAGGATTTTTTACAGGAACATGTAAAAATAGAGGAAAAACACTAAAATGCGGCGTTTTTCTTTTTTATTATCCCGCTATGTCATAATAGTTATCCTGGTCGGGATCTTGGTGCTGTTAGGCGTCAGCATTTATTTGGGACTTAAGTCCGCCGGACAGATGCGCCAGATCGTCAAAGAGGATTTCAATCAACAGCAACTGGTTCTGGCGCAGCATACTGCCAGTATTTTGGAGCAGGACCTTGAATTTCTGAAACGGGAGTTGCGGATTCTCAACCACTCTGCTTCAGTTCAATACTTAGAAGAACTCACCTGGGCCCATCGTATGCGAGTCACCCTCTCCAGTGTGCGGGAAGAGGGCGTGGTGGAAATTCGCCGGATAAATCGGGAAGGCAATAAAGCCTATCTGGTAGATGAACGTAGCCTGGAGCACATCATCACCGGTTCCTATAAAAAAACACCTTATTTTGAATGGGCCCGGCAGCCGGAAAACAAGGGGCGGGTCTATGTTAGCCGGGTAATTACTCAGTTGCCCAATTATTTCGGCCGGCTGATCATGATCATCGCTACACCGACCTATGACGAGTCGGTAGATGAAAGTCATCCCCACCCCTCCGGGCAGTGGTCCGGGGTGCTGGCTTTTTATATTGATGTTCACTATCTGGCGCATAAATTTACCTCTGAGATCAGAAGCGGCAAGACGGGCTACGCCTGGATCATGGACAACCAGGGTACCTTTTTATATCACCCGGAGGAGGATTTTATCGGTAAAAATGCCTTTACGGTGCGCA belongs to Deltaproteobacteria bacterium and includes:
- a CDS encoding phosphoenolpyruvate synthase, with the protein product MADMEEKLSGDYLFDFQYIISAVNQLRQETATLVEALNQMSGDRYQDLAQVLDQIMAELEEVLEQRWVIPEAPLVIWFEDLNVGMIEVVGGKNANLAEIKNRLGLPVPPGFAISSYAYKFFLDYNQLGERITETLKQWRLDDLDSLARVSDELKEMINAAQVPTELETAMFEAYERLAKRVGSRPLLALRSSAVGEDLTFTFAGQYASYLNVPATDMAARYKDIIASLFTPRALFYYKNKGFREEEMAMGVMVLPMVQSKASGVLFTRQTELADLEVVLINAVWGLGKYAVSGRVYPDHYLAAYQPPGKIVRKIIPAKQEMLISLPEGGVAEVPVPAEQVNTPCLNEYQITKLVEWALLLEDHFGKPQDVEWALDQEDKLWLLQCRPLKVPTHKGVEPRPRIVKDYPLLLEQGTVVCRGVGSGPVVMVRQDQDLKNFPVGGVLVARHTSPKYVTVMPNAAAIITDTGSPTGHMALLAREFQIPTIINTGRATQVLIPDQVVTVDAYYNNVYDGMVPELLEAPRGKGNDLAETQVFQTLKTVIKKVVPLNLVNPQEETFAPSHCRTLHDIVRFAHEVSMREMFKLTEGEFQDRRGVVELESELPFKVAILDLGGGLKRGFRSKVRPAQILSIPFKAFWEGLAAMRWPQAKPAGVKSFASVFVNTDAEVAQGAAPYRDQSYLIISKNYMNFSIHLGYHLSTVEAYVSDQINDNYLTFHFQGGGSTAARRERRVRLIETIIDHLHLNYQRKGDHLEARLAKYPPAEMACRLKILGKLTLYTKQLDMVMFSDGIVDWYIKDFLQEHVKIEEKH